TCCATTCAAGGCTAAaacctttctggccactgccagatcCAAAAACTTCATTGATTTATCGATAGCAGTGGGGGTGTGAAAGTAGCACCAAAATGTGTCTATCTAGCCGAGAAGACCAAAGGATATTGCAAGGCGGCCCTGGCCTTTACAGCTGGCAGGAGCTCGCCCCAGCACATCCATCTCCTTGTAAACCGGGAAACGCTGATCCGTGGGGGTCGCCCCAAATTGGGACCCAGTCCCCAATCAAAGGTGCATTCCGAAGCCCAGTGCATGATACTGTGATCATCCATCCAGTTATTAACCGTATTATCTCCTGGGAACAAAGTAAAAGAACGTAAGTGATTTGCCAAAGTCAAATAATTAGTCACATTGTGCGGCAGATGTAACCTTTTTAAGCTTCGTACTTTCAACGACCCAATTCATTTACTCTCTCCAATGAGAGGCTTATGTGTACTGCAGTTGTAGCTGCCCTAATTCAGAAGGAATGTACAGTAAATCTGGAGAGAGGAAGCCCACATGACGCGATGGCCCTGCGGCTGACACGCGTAAACTGATGATGGGCTAGGCGAGAGCCAACCTGGAGGATCAGGAATGGCACAGGAGTGGGAGGCCTCGAATGAAGGAATCACCTGGTTTCCTTCACAGGGCAAGGGCTGCTAAGCCCTGAGGCTGGTAAGCGCGTGAAGGCACCCTACCCTCTCCGATCCGTTTTAATTGACGAATATGAAGCACTAATTATGTATCAGATAGTGTTAGGTCAGAACACAAAGTGCCCTTAGCGGACttgttgaaggggggggggctccgcaAACCCATCCTGATAGATAAGGAAGGGGCCAGGGGTGGGTGGCCTTAACTGAAGGAATCGCCTGGTGTCCGTCACCGATTCTGATTCAATTTATAGGCTAAGAGAGGAATAGCAGCTGTCAGACTATTAAAAGTCTTGACCACACGCCCAGATTGCACAGTCAGCAAGGTATTGAAGCACCTGCTCTGTGGTGGGAGGACTGACTGCGCCTGATACCCACAGATTTCCCCATAGGCCATAAAATCTGTAAACAAAGGTTTGAATAGAAAGTCAATGAAATCAGCCAGGAGAGTGGACAGAGCCAAGAAGCCATCAAGGCTAGCCAACACGATGCCATTCGTAACTCCAGGAATAAATGTGCTGTGAAGGTAAAGATAAACTTAAGGTGAAGCAGAACAATTGCGTGTAGCGGGAGTGACATCATCTTCGACTGCTTTGCAAGGTCATTGATGACAGCTCAATTATCAATTCCAGGGTAAACATGGTGATCCCCAAAGTCCTTCATCTGGGGTGGACTGGAACTACGGTATTTTGAAAGAAACTTCCAAAGGTTAAATAGTGTGCAATAGTAACCAGGCTAGCATCACGCACACACAGGTGTCTGTGAAGGAGCCCTGATTGAGCCATATAATGTGGGAACTATGTCAAATTGTCTTGCCTGGGAGATACCTCAAGAGCATAACTTAAGAAGAGGACTGAAGCCCAGCTGATGTACACCCACAGGAACAGGCTCTAGAGCCAAAGTAAATGTCGATTTATCATGTTCCGGGTAAAGTAATAAGAGGATAGAAGCCCAGCTGATGTACACCCACAGGAGCAGGCTCTAGCGTCAAATGTAAATCCCTAACTTATTATGTTCAGGGTAAGAAAGTATGTGCAATGTGAAGGGCAAGGTCGGCACCTGCTCTAGGAAGTCATTGCAGCCATCAACACTTCGTTGCTCGGGATATCAAATGGTAGTATCAGCCAGGATCTAATTATTTGGACTCAAATGTTTCCCTATTGATCTGGTATGCATGTGTCTGAATGGCATATGGGCATTCTAACCATCAACTGGGTGCCATAAAAAAGGTGCATATAGTAGCCTACGATGCAAACCTAACCGGAGATCTCATACTGATAAGCTGAGGAGGTAAAAGGAGGTCATATAACAGAAGCAAATGCCtgactttgttttatttatttgttggttattgttgttgttgttgttgttgttgttgtatttgttgtatatgtatttatttatttatcttataaCTGAAACAACCAGCAGATGTGTGGTTcagtaatgcatatacagtactgccACTATTTGCACAGGTTAAAGCAGACTTGCTTCCATTCTAACCATCAACTGGGTGCCATAAGAAGAATGCATATAACAGCCTACGATGCTAACCTAACCAGAGATCTCATACTGATAAGCTGAAGAGGTAAAAGGAGTAAATGccagacttttattttattttatttatttatttttgtatttttctatgtatttgtttatgtatttatttatttatcttataaTTGGAACAATCAGCACATGTGCGGTTTAGTAAAGCATATAGAGTACTGTCACCATTTGCACAAGTTGCACAAGTTAAAGCAGACTTGCTTTCCCACATggaaattgaacctgcaaccttggggttatcagcactaATATCCTAtcaacccagaaataatacctcaaaGTTCCCGGGTTGGTCATCTATGGAACCTGCCACTTAGGCGTTATCAACACTAGGATGAGACCTTGGTGGTCGCCTATTCCCAACCCTTGTAATGAATAATATGCACCTATCCCATAATGAATAATATGCACCTAtcccacctgggacccaggtggcactgtggttaaaccactgagcctagggcttgctgatcagaaggtcggcggttcgaatccctgtgacggggtgagctcccgttgcttggtcctagctcctgccaacctagcagttcgaaagcacctcaaattgcaagtagataaataggaaccgctacagcgggaaggtaaacggcgtttccatgtgctgctctggtttgccagaagcggctttgtcatgctggccacatgacctggaagctatacgccggcaccctcggccaataatgcgagatgagtgcgcaaccccagagtcggtcacgactggacctaatggtcaggggtccctttacctttacctatcccatGTGGGGATAGGGCCTGTGTCGCGGTCACAcagacctgcacatcacccccggacgtttgacggtctattggtgatgtgccaacgacaaacaaatactctcaatcactcacacacctcagaccaggatatagtaaaataaaacaagttggTTTAgtgaatgttcttatgcgtattggttactgtacaaagcttaaaacggtttcaaaatcacagatgattcctataccggcctaatacctctaaataagaattaccggcctattacctctaaaaataactaataataattatcactaaactcataacactgtatcctgtctatctcactatttaacagccaccacaataatAACCAGCACCAGCTCCTCTCAACTATCTCACTCTCCTCACATCTAACTCTCCCAACTCTctcatctgcctgcctgcttcactctatatacaccctgcttctggctggagagctcccattggtcgtttccctccctggcaacttaaccccttctaggccctctagaggtgaaacgccacagcctgtaaaaagaaaaagaacaacttGGCTCTGCcagcactactatcctgccaatCCAGAAACGGTACCTCAGAGTAtgtaatgcaagaatatgcagctctccATATGGGGATTAAACCAGTAACCTTGGGGTTGTCAGCACTGATTATCCTGTAAACCCAGGAATAGTATCACAGAGTGTTCCTtggtgatcatctagtccaaccccctgtaatgcaaggaTATGCAGCCTTCCCATATGGGGATAGAATCtggaaccttggcattattaaactgtagagttggaaaggatcctgaaagtcatctagtacaaccccctgcagcaCACTTGGTCTCTGCAACTGTGCTAGCTGCTTTAATTCTGCACCACTTCTGATCTTACAAGTTTCATGAAGAAGATTCCAAATCCCACCTAGAAGTGTcagggaccctctgcatgcaaagcagattatcGTGCACTGTGGTACAGCTCTAAGATTTGGTTAAGTAATTAGGCCAAAGGTCATTTAGCAATCTCGACGATTCACCGGAGATTggaataatataattattaattattattgattggtttcccttttatttatttatttctatattaagtattttattatttatttattaaaattcttACTACTCCTGATTATTATCAAGTAAACTACTGTTTATGCAAGGTAAGCATAAACCAGGGGTtcctaaactaaggcccgggggccagatgcggcccaatcgccttctaaatccggcccgtggacagtccgagaatcagcatgtttttacatgagtagaatgtgtcctttaatttaaattcaactctggattatttgtggggcataggaattcttcatatatatagtccggccccccaccaggtctgagggacagtggaccggcctcctgctgaaaaagtttgctgacccctaggctAAACTAACAGCAatgaaattaaaatgttaaatgcagtaatataaatttaaaaaatactgttttctctaggccaactccctgcaatgcaggaatctttgcccaacgtggggctcgaacccacaacactgagattaaTAGCCTCATGCTATACCAACTGAGCAGGATTACTGGCCGATGCCAATGCAGCTATGATTATTATCGAGTAAAAATTTTCTGTTTATACCAGGTAAGCATGAACTAACAATTAGAAAATTAAAATGTTAGATGCAGTAATATAACATATGGAAAATACAGAGGACACCAATGCAGCTATGATTTTTATTGAGTAAAATTTACCATTAATGCAAGGCAAGCATAAATTAACAGCTacaaaattaaaatgttaattgctgtaatataaaatttaaaaatacgaAGGATGCCAATGCAGCTATGAGGGTAAAATAATCAAGCAACAGTAACACCAATAAAACAATGTAGCAACATACTGCTCAAGGCAACAACAATATAACCCTCGTAGAGGTTCAACTAAATGAGACCATAAATTAATTAAGGGGAATATAGGCTGTGCTTTGTTGACCCTATAAGCTTCTGTGTCAGGTGAGCACGTATTCCCCCCCCATTGCACACTTACTTAATTCCAACAATAAATCCAATTGCTGTGGGGATCTGAGCGGGCTGAGAGCAGGGCGAAAGAGACCGAGCTCCCGTCTCTGGCTCGTTTAGAAGAGGGGTAGCCCCACCTCCCAGCCAACCCTACTGGTTGGCccgggtatgacggaggcgggaactcccatctcgcgagggggctgagcgctcagcccccatcgcgagagttcgctcaggccacgcccacaaccccacctccgtgagATGCGGAAGTGGCTTAATGATGAGGCTGAGAATGACATGAAAACTCTATTGTGTGAGTCTCAGATGAAGAAAATGAAACCTCAAGATAAAATGTTTTACTTGCTTAATGGCAATTATGCAGCTGCATTTCTGAGAGACATCAATTTCAagatttaaatttgattttattagattttatattatttatatttatttatttatttatttgattagatTATATTTTAATTGGTGTGCTCCCAATATTTACTTAGTCCTAGTCCATATTTACTAGTCCATATTTactagtcctagtccaacactctaagcgCTACACTGTACTGGCTCAGAATAGtcagaataatttatttatgttaaTCAGATTCAGTACTTAATTGGAGTTGCAGCTTGACATCTTGGACAATAAAAAAGATATAACAACCATGTAGGTTTTGAAATCAGTTTCCCATTCACCAACACTTCACTCTTAAGCATCCCTTACATAAGACTGAAGTTAAGGGTCAGGGGTTTAAAGATAGAGGGGAAATAATGGTAGGAAATATAGACAATTGCATCACTTGTTTTGTAAATCAGGATTTGCAAATCCTCATGGTGATGTTCTCCAAGGAGGGACTCTCTGAAACACTCCAGAAAGCAGGGAGGCTCAATTAATCCCTCTTTGTCACAAACTATAAATCATCTACTAAAGATCGCACTTCAACATTTTGACACTTTCGTCTTCCAGACAAAGAGAGAGGTGAGTAGAATCCTATTAGCTCATCCTCAGTGCAGACTAGGGCACATATTTCAGTTCTGAAAAGACTGAAAAAAGGTTTAATACAGCAGTGGGATTAATGAAGACATGGttattctatgaaaaaaaatagGTAGTATTTATAGGTAAGAGATAGTAAAGTGGTGTTTCAAAATTCTGGGAATCTCATCAAAAATTCTGAGCTCTCACCAAAGCCAAATGATTTTTCATTGATGCTAGGTGGTGtgtgatttgctttttaaaaatagtgagaGCTGGAATTCTTAAATTAAGTTACTGTCCCAGTCATGAAAATTTAGCTGATGGATTTACAAAACCGCTTGTGTTTCAGCGTCATGAAGAATTTTGTGAAGAAATGGGTCTGAAATAACTTTGTAGGACTGTTTATTTTTTGCCAGCGAGAGGGGGTGTTAGGGCTTTAAAcctgagacgctggcaaattagcatggtcatgtgatttaagttgttaagttgttaagatgctaagtatatatagagcgtttgttttgtttgcctgtgcgGTGTGGAgaagtcatgtctgaaagctctggaggtgtttctgttatgcAATCAATCTGTCTGTAGAAAGTTGGGCTTCGGTGGGTCGTTTCTGCTGCCAAGCTACAAGGTTTTTACCACAACAAGAATACAGatgctgtgcttaatgctctgcaaagagaactgtttctggtctgcgcAGCgcaagcgttttactggaccagagCAGAAAACCTCTTATGCTGTTTGTGGGTGCTTATTGGTAACATAAATAACCTGtgatgggagggagagaaggggctgAAATTATCCAACACGCTTCTCAGAAAACTATCATATGTGAAATTTCTGCTCACTTAATGTCGAATAAAATTGCTGTATTGGTAGTTCACATCAAAAGATCAGGGAAGCAATTGGCAAAGTAGTAAGGACTTGACAGATCCATGGATCTAGGAATAAAGATGAAACCCATAGCAgtattgtttctcaaaccagctacACTTCAGCTAGAGTCCTTCAGCCTTTCCTAATTCATCCCCAACCAAGGTGTGAACACCTAACACACCCATATCCTATTTCATAGCATAAAATTTTGCTTTGGATCCTTCCCAAGTTTCTTTTACCAAAACTATTGCTCCAGTTTATAATCATGGACCTGTTTCAGATGGTGTGCTCCCAATATTTACTTATTGTcgttatattccacctttcctccacggAGCTGAAGGGCATCCTTCCAAAGTCTAACCTCCAGATAGCTCTCTAAGATAGCTTAGCCTGAGAAAATTGGTGAAAAGTCACCCAGTTATCTTaatggctgagcagagatttgaacctgggttccctagtcctagtccaacactctaagtgCTACATTGTAGTTGCTCAGAATAGtcagaataatttatttatgttaaTCAGATTCAGTACTTAATTTGAGTTGCAGCTTGACATCTTGGACAATAAAAAAGATATAACAACCATGTAGGTTTTGAAATCAGTTTCCCATTCATCAACACTTCACTCTTAAGCATCCCTTACATAAGACTGAAGTTAAGGGTCAGGGTTAAAAGATAGAGGGGAAATAATGGTAGGAAATATAGACAATTGCATCACTTGTTTTGTAAATCAGGATTTGCAAATCCTCATGGTGATGTTCTCCAAGAAGGGACTCTCTGAAACACTACAGAAAGCAGGGAGGCTCAATTGACCCCTCTGTGTCACAAACTATAAATCATCTACTAAAGACCGCACTTCAACATTTTGACACTTTCGTCTTCCAGACAAAGACAGAGGTGAGTAGAATCCTATTAGCTCATCCTTAGTGCAGACTAGGGCACATATTTCAGTTCCGAAAAAACTGAATAAAAGGTTTAATACAatagtaaagtgctatgatgtatcatgcatGTGTTTAgaacatcatagcactttactatcggacttgattattgcacattatactggacttttaagacttcgagcatgagattttgtacacatttttgaaactccttgtatatgtgaaggttgctggtgcatatatttttaaatatttgcacttcacagtggtttaccttttcattgttttgctaacattaccgtgttgtctgtttgttgctatTTACATCTAATAGCAAGGTTGCCCTTATGATCTATGGATCTAGGATTTGATTCTGCTTTCTCATTCTTGATTCAACATGAAACCAAGATGTGTCTTTGCTGAGATGCTCCCCATGCTCCctgccaactctaaaattctattggTACTGTACTGGGGAGAATGAATGATATCAGTTGAATGTCTACTGCTGGCATCACTCATTACCTCATATTGAGAAAGGGGGCAAACCCCACATACAATTGCCTGCATATTCCCTCAACCAATCGACTTTCATTAACTCCTTTCTAATTTTAGCTGTTACAAACACCTCTGCTGGTGCTGCCAAAACACAATAACAGAGCTACTCTTCAAGAAATTGTTCGATGAAATATTAAAGAATTAAGATGACCAACCAGTCTACAGTGACAGAATTTCTTCTGATGGGGTTTTCCAGTGACCGAGAAGAAGAACTGTTCTACCTTGTGATatttctctccatttatttaaTAGCCTTAGTGGGAAATTTCCTCATCATCATTGCTTTTGCTCTGAACCACAAATTGCACACTCCTATGTACTTCTTTCTGGTCAACCTATCATTATCAGACATTTGCTACATCTCAACCACAATCCCCAAATCCATAGCTGCTTCTTTTTCAGATGACAAAAGGATTTCTTTTGCTGGCTGTGTCGCACAGGTTTTCTTAGTTTTCACTTTTGCAGGTTCTGAGCTTGCCTTGCTCACAATCATGGCTTATGATCGCTATGTTGCAATCTGCCATCCTCTGCAGTATGAGCTAATCATGGACTGGCATGCCTGCAACCAAATGGCAGCTGCTTCCTGGATAAGCAACCTAATTCATCCATCATTACAGACCATTATCACTTTCAGGCTACATTTCTGTGGGTCCAATATTATTGGGCAGTATTTCTGTGATATTCCTCAGCTGCTAAAGATTTCTTGTACTGACACAAAGCTTAACCAAATTTTGATTTTTGCCTTTGGGATTATAGGAAATTCATTTTGTGGAGGGTTCATCTTTGTTTCCTATGGCTACATCTTCTCTGCTGTGCTGAGAATCCCATCTGTTCAAGGCAGATATAAAGCTTTCTCTACCTGCATTCCTCACCTGACTGTCTTTTCTTTATTTATGAGCACAGCTGTGTTTTCATACATGAGACCTAAAGAGCTTTCTTCTACAATGATGGATTTGCTCTCTGCTGTATTGTATACTGTTTTGCCACCACTACTGAATCCCATTATTTATAGCTTTCGGAACAAAGACATCCAAGAGGCCGTGTTGAAAATACCGGAAAGAATTCGAAATCTCCTAGCATGATTTCTTGCAGGGTGTCTCATACACATCACAAGTCCTGTgcattgcataaaaatgcaaatgtcaGTTAAAATaccttaaaatgcatttttaatataattGTATGTTGCAAATAGAAGTGTATTGGGcagatttgcatttaaaatgtttatattaggaacGTTTCACACAAAAAGCTTGATGAGTTTTCATTaggacattacacacacacacacacacacaaacacaaacacacagtatGACGATGTGGAAACGTGAGGAACTGGATCGAATgctaagaaatggaaagaaaatgaaattgacacatTCAACCTTGCTACTCCCAGCCTGCTAAATTGGGTTTCTTTTTGAGTGGGGGTGTTAGGTGGGAGGAAGGGTAGAATAAGTCTTTGCACAAGTGATGAGGTCTCTGGACCACATTTGAATCCAATATTCTGTCCTGAGTTTCTCACATAACTGTGGCCCCTCCTCCTTCACTGTTTTAGAGGTGCGTTATTCTACCACCATACTTACTAGGTCATGCATGTCGTTGTGCATGGTTAATTTTAtaggcatttcttttttaaaagagctataTCAGTTCAGTTCAATGAGTATCGGAATACTTAATGTGTTTATTAGTAGTAGCTGactattttctttatttattagcaGAGCTGTGTTTTCATACACAAAAACTAAGGTGTTTTTCTCTACTGATTTGCTCCCTTCTGTACTGTATACTGTTTTGCCACCATTACTGAATCCCATAATTATCTATAGCTTCAGAAACAAGAACATCCAAGAGGCAGTGCTGTAAATACCgaaaaaggtaaaaggtattCAATTATGTTTGCATAAGCTGTGTCCCACACTAATTCCAGGTTATTACACAGGTTTCTAGCGCCCACTTTTGTGTGATGTCCCTAAATTCTGGACTTTGTCCTCTTTTACAGCTTACACTTAAAATgtgc
The window above is part of the Zootoca vivipara chromosome 13, rZooViv1.1, whole genome shotgun sequence genome. Proteins encoded here:
- the LOC132592922 gene encoding olfactory receptor 14A16-like; protein product: MTNQSTVTEFLLMGFSSDREEELFYLVIFLSIYLIALVGNFLIIIAFALNHKLHTPMYFFLVNLSLSDICYISTTIPKSIAASFSDDKRISFAGCVAQVFLVFTFAGSELALLTIMAYDRYVAICHPLQYELIMDWHACNQMAAASWISNLIHPSLQTIITFRLHFCGSNIIGQYFCDIPQLLKISCTDTKLNQILIFAFGIIGNSFCGGFIFVSYGYIFSAVLRIPSVQGRYKAFSTCIPHLTVFSLFMSTAVFSYMRPKELSSTMMDLLSAVLYTVLPPLLNPIIYSFRNKDIQEAVLKIPERIRNLLA